In one window of Cytophagaceae bacterium ABcell3 DNA:
- a CDS encoding DNA-directed RNA polymerase subunit omega: MAVSSIITRDIDKLSEPTGNVYESLAIISKRARQVSTKMKEELSNKLADFASTVDNLEEVFENKEQIEISKFYERMPKPTTVALEEFAEGKVMFRKPDEEQE, from the coding sequence ATGGCTGTATCATCAATAATCACAAGAGATATTGATAAACTTTCTGAACCGACAGGAAATGTATATGAGTCTTTGGCTATCATTTCTAAGAGGGCAAGACAGGTTTCAACAAAAATGAAAGAAGAACTAAGCAACAAACTTGCTGACTTTGCTTCTACTGTTGACAACCTAGAGGAAGTGTTCGAGAACAAAGAGCAAATAGAAATTTCAAAGTTTTATGAAAGAATGCCTAAGCCAACGACCGTTGCGCTTGAAGAGTTTGCAGAAGGCAAAGTAATGTTCAGAAAACCGGATGAAGAACAAGAGTAG
- the coaBC gene encoding bifunctional phosphopantothenoylcysteine decarboxylase/phosphopantothenate--cysteine ligase CoaBC, protein MLTGKKILIGVCGSIAAYKSAHLIRLFIKEGAEVRVVMTASASSFITPLTLSTLSKHQVYTDFENGSSGVWNNHVDLGLWADAFIIAPASANTLGKMANGLCDNFLTAVYLSARCPVFFAPAMDLDMHQHPAVVSAISKLKGFGNHLIEAESGELASGLYGTGRMAEPENILSQIHRFFSSGRLKNKKVLITAGPTREPLDPVRYITNHSSGKMGYALAKSFAAEGAEVTVVCGPIQEKPDTSNIKTVDVTTAVEMHKAVMDIFEKQDILIFAAAVADYTPAAPSDTKIKKNEDTFALHLKKNPDIAAEAGKKKRLGQFLAGFALETNNEKENALKKLKNKNLDMIILNSLKDEGAGFGHETNKISILEKDNNFTSFELKSKEEVAKDIKELVIKKIHV, encoded by the coding sequence ATGCTTACTGGCAAAAAAATACTCATTGGCGTGTGCGGAAGCATAGCGGCATACAAATCCGCACACCTGATCAGATTATTTATAAAAGAAGGAGCAGAAGTAAGGGTTGTCATGACCGCTTCTGCTTCTTCATTTATTACCCCGCTTACTTTATCAACTTTATCAAAGCACCAAGTTTATACGGACTTTGAAAACGGGTCATCTGGCGTTTGGAACAACCATGTAGACTTAGGCCTTTGGGCTGACGCTTTTATTATAGCCCCGGCAAGTGCCAACACCTTAGGAAAAATGGCCAATGGCCTATGCGACAACTTCCTAACGGCCGTTTATCTTTCTGCAAGGTGTCCAGTATTTTTTGCCCCTGCCATGGACCTAGACATGCACCAACACCCCGCTGTTGTCAGTGCAATAAGCAAACTAAAAGGCTTTGGAAACCATCTGATAGAGGCAGAGTCGGGCGAGCTGGCCAGTGGCCTTTACGGAACTGGCCGAATGGCAGAGCCAGAAAATATATTATCGCAAATACATCGTTTCTTTTCTAGTGGAAGGCTGAAAAACAAAAAGGTGCTAATCACCGCTGGCCCTACTAGAGAACCCTTAGACCCTGTGCGTTATATCACCAATCACTCCTCAGGGAAAATGGGCTATGCCCTGGCAAAATCTTTTGCAGCAGAAGGCGCAGAGGTAACAGTGGTATGTGGGCCAATACAAGAAAAGCCAGACACTTCTAACATAAAAACCGTTGACGTAACCACAGCAGTAGAGATGCACAAAGCGGTTATGGACATTTTCGAAAAGCAAGATATTTTAATTTTTGCTGCCGCCGTTGCCGACTATACACCTGCCGCCCCTTCGGACACTAAAATTAAGAAGAACGAAGACACCTTTGCCTTACACCTCAAAAAAAACCCAGATATTGCAGCAGAGGCAGGCAAAAAGAAACGACTAGGACAGTTTTTGGCAGGATTTGCACTGGAAACAAATAACGAAAAAGAGAATGCCCTGAAGAAGCTTAAAAACAAAAACCTCGACATGATCATTCTCAACTCCCTTAAAGATGAAGGCGCCGGCTTTGGGCATGAAACAAACAAAATTTCCATACTGGAAAAAGACAATAATTTTACGTCCTTTGAGTTAAAAAGTAAGGAAGAGGTGGCTAAAGATATTAAAGAGTTAGTGATCAAAAAAATCCATGTCTAG
- a CDS encoding DUF4835 family protein, with the protein MSRILPILITFIVLGFTTKAQEFESQIEINAEKLELSDKSIVEDLKRSLSDFMGRQWTDDEFNTEERIKANFMITIMEGTGNASKLDIKKANLQVQFSRPVYNSSYETVMFNFLDQGVSFQYQQGQPFNFNENSFMDNLSSIMGFYAFIILGMDYDSFSELGGTKYFETARNIAGAAQSSSASGWGQGEQNGRFWLEENINSQVMIPFREAMYVYHRKGLDTFYKDVEEGRKIIMEAFEEIIQVNKNKPNTLLMKNFFLAKNSELIQMFSEAPQEEKNKIVPIFKQLDPLNAEKYDRILRN; encoded by the coding sequence ATGTCTAGGATACTACCAATATTAATTACTTTTATTGTCCTGGGCTTTACTACAAAAGCCCAAGAGTTCGAAAGTCAGATTGAGATAAATGCTGAAAAACTCGAACTCTCTGACAAATCTATTGTCGAAGACTTGAAGCGTTCACTCTCCGACTTTATGGGAAGGCAGTGGACTGACGACGAGTTTAACACAGAAGAGCGTATCAAGGCCAACTTTATGATCACTATTATGGAGGGCACTGGTAACGCCAGTAAGCTAGATATAAAAAAAGCGAACCTACAGGTGCAGTTTTCAAGGCCGGTTTACAACAGCTCTTACGAAACGGTGATGTTTAACTTCCTTGACCAAGGGGTTTCTTTTCAGTACCAACAAGGCCAGCCATTTAACTTTAACGAAAACTCATTTATGGACAACCTGTCCAGTATTATGGGTTTTTATGCTTTTATCATACTCGGCATGGACTATGACAGCTTTTCAGAGCTAGGCGGCACCAAGTATTTTGAAACTGCCAGAAACATCGCAGGCGCTGCCCAATCGTCCAGTGCTTCTGGATGGGGGCAAGGTGAACAAAATGGTAGGTTCTGGCTGGAAGAAAATATCAATAGCCAAGTAATGATCCCTTTCAGAGAAGCCATGTACGTGTACCACCGCAAAGGGCTGGACACATTCTATAAAGATGTGGAAGAAGGGAGAAAAATCATTATGGAAGCATTCGAAGAAATTATACAGGTTAATAAAAACAAACCTAACACGCTACTAATGAAAAACTTTTTCCTGGCCAAAAACAGTGAACTGATTCAAATGTTCTCTGAAGCCCCACAGGAAGAGAAAAATAAAATAGTTCCTATCTTTAAACAGCTTGACCCATTGAACGCTGAAAAATATGACCGGATTCTCCGCAATTAA
- the recN gene encoding DNA repair protein RecN, producing MNPLGKIAMLKNLQIKNYTLINHLEINPSRGLNIITGETGAGKSIMLGAIGLLTGNRADTKCLLNEKEKCVIEAVFDISEYHLQAFFEEEDLDYDPQCIIRREISPSNKSRAFVNDTPVTLDILKKLGGKLIDIHSQHETLLLGSSSFQLNILDTCAGNQDMLKSYTSSYKKWSAKKDRLQKLETLLRENIREQEFNTFLYNELSEATLVDGEQEKLEEELQLLENAEEIKTRLQETKYLLEDSETAIVPNLGVGMKNLESLASFSPAYEELQKRIEGCWHELKDISEEISGLEEKVETGAERTEIVRERLNKIFTLQKKHAVRTVAELLEIEQQLAQKLEESSGYSEEVEQLKKELATDHKDLKKQATALTQSRNKVVQPLCKELKELLAEVGIKDATIQIDNIPLDEPGPTGADQIKFLFSANKGIKAQDLKNAASGGEFSRLMLCLKYILAGKTALPTIIFDEIDTGISGEVAIKVGKIMNQMAKGHQVIAISHLPQIAAMGQKHYFVYKDNTSDKTFSNIKELKDKDREHEIARMIGGDNPSETAVKNARELLDFTT from the coding sequence ATGAATCCGCTTGGTAAAATCGCTATGTTAAAAAACCTGCAGATCAAAAACTATACTTTAATTAACCACCTTGAAATCAATCCTTCAAGAGGGCTTAATATAATAACTGGTGAAACGGGAGCTGGTAAATCTATCATGCTCGGAGCCATTGGATTACTTACAGGAAACCGTGCCGACACCAAATGCCTGCTCAATGAAAAAGAAAAATGTGTAATAGAAGCAGTTTTTGACATTTCTGAATATCACTTACAGGCATTTTTTGAAGAAGAAGACCTTGACTATGATCCGCAGTGCATTATCAGAAGAGAAATCAGCCCAAGCAACAAATCCAGGGCTTTTGTAAATGATACGCCGGTCACCCTAGACATTCTCAAAAAACTAGGAGGCAAGCTTATCGATATACACTCGCAGCATGAAACCCTCTTGCTCGGCAGCAGCAGCTTTCAGCTAAACATCCTAGACACATGCGCCGGCAACCAGGACATGCTAAAATCTTACACTTCAAGCTATAAAAAATGGTCAGCAAAAAAAGACCGGCTACAAAAGCTTGAAACACTGCTCAGAGAAAATATTCGGGAGCAAGAGTTTAACACGTTTCTTTACAACGAGCTTTCAGAAGCCACGCTGGTAGACGGAGAGCAGGAAAAGCTGGAAGAGGAACTGCAGCTATTAGAAAACGCGGAAGAAATAAAAACGCGTCTCCAAGAAACCAAATACCTACTTGAAGACAGTGAAACAGCCATAGTCCCCAACCTAGGCGTGGGGATGAAAAACTTGGAATCGCTGGCCTCGTTCTCGCCTGCGTATGAAGAGCTGCAAAAAAGAATAGAAGGGTGCTGGCATGAACTGAAAGATATTTCAGAAGAAATTTCCGGCCTCGAAGAAAAGGTAGAAACAGGTGCCGAAAGGACAGAAATTGTAAGAGAACGTCTGAACAAGATCTTTACCCTACAGAAAAAACATGCCGTACGCACAGTGGCAGAACTTCTGGAGATTGAGCAACAGTTGGCGCAAAAACTGGAAGAAAGCTCCGGTTATAGCGAAGAAGTGGAACAGTTGAAAAAAGAACTCGCCACAGATCATAAAGACCTGAAAAAGCAAGCCACTGCGCTTACACAAAGTCGTAATAAGGTTGTTCAGCCACTCTGCAAAGAGCTTAAAGAATTATTGGCAGAAGTCGGTATCAAAGACGCTACCATTCAAATAGACAATATTCCGCTGGACGAGCCAGGGCCAACAGGTGCAGACCAAATAAAATTTTTGTTCAGCGCTAACAAAGGAATCAAAGCCCAAGACCTCAAAAATGCAGCATCAGGTGGGGAATTTTCGAGACTTATGCTATGCTTGAAGTATATACTTGCCGGAAAAACAGCATTGCCTACCATTATTTTTGATGAAATTGACACAGGTATCTCTGGCGAAGTAGCCATTAAAGTTGGGAAGATCATGAACCAAATGGCAAAAGGACACCAGGTAATTGCTATTTCTCACCTTCCGCAAATTGCTGCCATGGGGCAAAAACACTATTTTGTTTATAAGGACAATACATCAGACAAGACCTTCAGCAACATTAAGGAGCTGAAAGACAAAGACAGGGAACACGAAATAGCACGAATGATTGGCGGTGACAACCCTTCAGAGACTGCTGTCAAAAACGCCAGGGAACTGTTAGATTTTACCACCTGA
- a CDS encoding SDR family oxidoreductase, giving the protein MAYNLLKGKKGIIFGALDENSIAWKVALRAKEEGAEFTLTNAPIAMRMGEINKLAEQCNATVIPADATSIEDLENLYDKSMEALGGKIDFVLHSIGMSPNVRKGKEYGDLNYEWFLKTLDISGLSFHKVLQVAEKKDALNEYASVVALSYIAAQRSFPDYSDMAQAKAVLESIARSYGYKLGKSKKVRVNTISQSPTVTTAGKGISGFNTFIDYAEMMSPLGNASAQECADYVISMFSDLTRKVTMQNLFHDGGFSCTGITEALIERLEK; this is encoded by the coding sequence ATGGCTTATAATCTTTTAAAAGGAAAAAAAGGAATCATTTTCGGAGCACTAGATGAAAACTCCATTGCTTGGAAGGTTGCGCTCAGAGCAAAAGAAGAAGGTGCAGAGTTTACACTTACCAATGCCCCAATTGCCATGAGAATGGGTGAAATCAACAAACTGGCTGAACAGTGCAACGCTACTGTTATTCCTGCCGATGCAACTTCTATAGAAGACCTTGAAAACCTTTACGACAAATCAATGGAGGCTTTAGGTGGCAAAATTGATTTTGTATTGCATTCTATAGGCATGAGCCCCAACGTAAGAAAGGGCAAAGAATACGGCGACCTGAACTACGAATGGTTTTTAAAAACATTAGATATTTCAGGCCTTTCTTTTCATAAAGTACTACAAGTAGCAGAAAAAAAGGATGCTCTAAATGAATATGCGTCAGTAGTGGCATTAAGCTATATAGCAGCGCAGCGCTCTTTCCCTGACTATTCGGACATGGCGCAAGCAAAAGCTGTATTGGAATCTATTGCCAGAAGCTATGGATACAAATTAGGAAAAAGCAAAAAAGTAAGGGTAAACACCATTTCCCAATCTCCTACCGTAACCACTGCCGGTAAGGGTATCAGCGGATTCAATACATTTATTGATTATGCAGAAATGATGTCTCCACTTGGAAATGCAAGCGCACAGGAGTGTGCAGATTATGTCATTTCTATGTTCTCTGACTTGACTAGAAAAGTTACCATGCAAAACCTCTTCCACGATGGAGGCTTCTCTTGCACAGGTATTACAGAAGCACTTATTGAAAGGTTAGAAAAATAG
- a CDS encoding sugar-binding protein produces MIKKLLPLAMLLAFGCGSPSEETTSNNESSTEDAEKNTIPAAYYENGDYAALRASKDPVIDGYGNEEDWDLVPWKTMDHVWLGEEPSPEDLSGRYKMLWTDSRLYFLVEITDDSLSNQREDPFDDWWEDDCLELFIDEDHSGGNHQFNHSAFAYHITLDYDVVDLGPDEKPHLYNDHLEVKRTKDGNVYTWEVGMKVFDDTFEDDGDNTPVKLHAGKKMGYAVSYNDNDGNFERENFLGSVYIEGEGEERNKGWIDAGVFGTLRLLEQ; encoded by the coding sequence ATGATAAAGAAACTATTACCCTTGGCTATGCTGCTTGCTTTTGGTTGTGGCAGCCCATCTGAAGAAACCACCAGCAACAACGAAAGCTCAACAGAAGACGCAGAAAAGAATACAATTCCCGCTGCTTATTATGAAAATGGCGACTATGCAGCATTAAGGGCCAGCAAAGATCCAGTAATTGACGGCTATGGCAATGAAGAGGATTGGGACCTTGTGCCTTGGAAAACTATGGACCACGTATGGCTCGGCGAAGAACCTTCACCCGAAGACCTAAGCGGCCGATATAAAATGCTCTGGACAGATTCAAGGCTGTACTTCTTGGTAGAAATTACCGACGATAGCTTATCAAACCAAAGAGAGGACCCATTTGACGACTGGTGGGAAGATGATTGCTTAGAATTGTTTATCGACGAAGACCACTCTGGCGGAAACCATCAGTTTAACCACAGTGCTTTTGCTTATCATATTACCCTAGATTATGACGTAGTAGATTTAGGCCCTGACGAAAAACCACACCTTTACAATGACCATCTTGAAGTAAAAAGAACCAAAGATGGCAATGTGTATACTTGGGAGGTAGGCATGAAAGTGTTTGATGATACTTTTGAAGACGATGGCGATAATACGCCTGTTAAACTGCATGCCGGCAAAAAAATGGGCTATGCTGTATCATACAATGACAATGATGGAAACTTTGAACGTGAGAACTTCTTAGGTTCAGTGTACATAGAAGGTGAGGGTGAAGAACGTAATAAAGGTTGGATAGATGCAGGTGTTTTTGGTACGCTGAGGCTGCTTGAACAATAA
- a CDS encoding DUF2147 domain-containing protein, with protein MKNFIKPILAFAAILLISLEVSAAPTAKSPEDVIGLWKTSSGDGIVETYKENDKFFGKIVWIKEPKDKNGNPKTDLKNPNQKLQKEPIVGLVNLKDFKFNSNGKWEDGKIYDPSNGKEYSCEMKLSDEETLEVRGYMGFTWIGRTEVWKKQTQLP; from the coding sequence ATGAAAAATTTCATAAAACCAATATTAGCGTTTGCCGCCATACTACTCATAAGCTTAGAAGTATCAGCCGCGCCTACCGCCAAATCTCCCGAAGACGTCATAGGTCTGTGGAAAACCTCCTCTGGCGACGGCATAGTGGAAACCTATAAAGAAAATGACAAGTTCTTTGGTAAAATTGTCTGGATTAAAGAACCTAAAGATAAAAACGGCAACCCTAAAACTGACCTGAAAAACCCTAATCAAAAACTTCAAAAAGAACCTATTGTAGGCCTGGTAAACCTCAAGGATTTCAAGTTCAACAGTAATGGGAAATGGGAAGATGGAAAAATTTACGACCCGTCCAACGGCAAAGAGTACAGTTGCGAAATGAAGCTCTCTGACGAGGAAACGCTCGAAGTTAGAGGTTATATGGGCTTTACCTGGATTGGCCGTACGGAAGTTTGGAAAAAACAAACACAGCTCCCATAG
- a CDS encoding YebC/PmpR family DNA-binding transcriptional regulator has protein sequence MGRAFEFRRARKEKRWDKMAKTFSKYGKEIALAVKQGGPEVETNPRLRVVIQNAKSENMPKDKIEAAIKRASSKDEKDYEEVVYEGYGPHGIAFVIETATDNPTRTVASIRLYFDKAGGSLGKTGSLEFLFERKGIFRLNAGNLNLEDLELELIDFGAEEINQDGDIIYIETSFTDFGTMQKALEDKKLDVISSELQRIPNTLVEVSEAQAEEINNLIDKFEEDDDVQAVYTNMQPLDI, from the coding sequence ATGGGAAGAGCATTTGAATTCCGCAGAGCCCGTAAAGAAAAAAGATGGGACAAAATGGCAAAAACCTTTTCCAAGTACGGAAAAGAAATTGCACTGGCCGTAAAACAGGGCGGACCAGAAGTTGAAACCAATCCGCGACTCAGGGTTGTAATCCAGAATGCCAAGTCTGAGAATATGCCCAAGGATAAAATTGAAGCCGCTATTAAAAGGGCATCTTCTAAAGACGAGAAAGATTATGAAGAGGTGGTCTATGAAGGATATGGCCCCCATGGTATAGCCTTTGTTATAGAAACCGCAACGGACAACCCTACCAGGACAGTAGCTAGCATCCGGCTGTATTTTGATAAAGCTGGAGGAAGTCTGGGTAAAACAGGCTCTTTGGAGTTTCTGTTTGAAAGAAAAGGCATCTTCAGGCTTAATGCAGGAAACCTAAACCTAGAAGACCTGGAGCTGGAACTTATAGACTTTGGCGCAGAAGAAATCAACCAGGATGGTGACATTATTTATATTGAAACCTCGTTTACTGATTTCGGAACCATGCAAAAGGCTTTAGAAGACAAAAAGCTAGACGTGATCAGCTCAGAATTGCAGCGTATACCCAATACACTCGTAGAGGTATCAGAGGCGCAAGCAGAGGAGATCAACAACCTCATTGACAAGTTTGAAGAAGACGACGACGTTCAGGCAGTATATACCAATATGCAGCCATTGGACATTTAG
- a CDS encoding PIN domain-containing protein has translation MKNIVIDTCAFIHIVRDTITGKKCIEELEKYDEAANIIVSVVTKAELESFIAQNNWGKPKIERLNNILEEITYIDIYNADQLLIDSYTEIDAFSKRKTKDKSGNSLKGSARKMGKNDLWIAATAYSLDIPLLTTDGDFDHLNKTLIDVKKIN, from the coding sequence ATGAAAAATATTGTTATTGACACCTGTGCATTTATTCACATTGTAAGAGATACTATTACGGGTAAAAAATGTATTGAAGAGCTTGAAAAATATGATGAAGCAGCGAATATTATTGTTTCAGTTGTAACAAAAGCAGAATTGGAATCTTTTATTGCACAAAACAATTGGGGTAAGCCTAAAATAGAACGGCTAAATAATATACTCGAAGAAATTACCTATATCGACATTTATAATGCCGACCAGCTATTGATTGACTCATATACTGAAATAGACGCATTTTCAAAGCGAAAAACCAAAGATAAAAGTGGAAACTCATTAAAAGGTTCAGCAAGAAAAATGGGCAAAAATGACTTGTGGATTGCTGCAACGGCATATTCACTTGACATTCCACTATTGACCACAGATGGAGATTTTGACCACTTAAACAAGACCTTAATAGACGTAAAGAAAATTAATTAA
- a CDS encoding Eco47II family restriction endonuclease, with protein sequence MANKYVDFISDEHLLGCIKNLYESYVKAKSDVTKKKFYKNKIDTFKLTFDSKFNDLDEKAIIKSEMIRQIDKSINNSIGTFHEQVLGGIDGYETGVLTGYDVKANDNTLFAEVKNKHNTMSSSAAEAAFQRLARFADDNRSAKCYLVQILAKKSFKEKWEAIINGKEYSHSRVYKISGDQFYFLLTGQETAFFDLYQALPKALKDFLGEQEEVEATENSALSDIESQTEASGRSIFNEITFENYSYYLGFDKL encoded by the coding sequence ATGGCAAACAAATACGTTGATTTCATTTCAGATGAACATTTGTTGGGTTGTATAAAGAACCTATATGAATCTTACGTAAAGGCTAAATCAGATGTCACAAAAAAGAAGTTCTATAAAAACAAGATTGACACTTTTAAGCTCACTTTTGATTCGAAGTTCAATGATTTAGATGAAAAGGCCATCATCAAATCAGAAATGATAAGACAGATTGACAAATCAATTAATAATTCAATAGGGACTTTCCACGAACAGGTTCTTGGTGGTATTGATGGCTACGAAACAGGAGTGCTAACAGGCTATGATGTAAAAGCCAATGATAATACATTGTTTGCTGAAGTAAAGAACAAGCATAACACCATGAGCAGCTCTGCTGCTGAAGCGGCATTTCAACGATTAGCCAGATTTGCAGATGATAATAGAAGTGCCAAATGCTATTTAGTTCAGATTCTTGCCAAAAAAAGTTTTAAAGAAAAGTGGGAAGCAATAATTAATGGCAAAGAGTATAGCCACAGTCGTGTCTATAAGATTTCAGGAGACCAATTCTACTTTTTATTGACGGGACAAGAAACCGCTTTTTTTGACCTATATCAGGCTTTGCCAAAGGCCCTCAAAGACTTTCTTGGCGAGCAAGAAGAAGTAGAAGCAACTGAGAATTCAGCTCTTTCAGACATTGAATCACAAACAGAAGCAAGTGGACGATCAATTTTTAATGAGATAACATTTGAAAACTATAGCTACTACTTAGGCTTTGACAAACTGTAA
- the dcm gene encoding DNA (cytosine-5-)-methyltransferase: protein MSDYYSLSETAELVGKSKETLRRWDREGILSAVREPVSNYRVYRKQDVQTLLGSLFDENFDDEISNYVEPHYEYRVLELFAGAGGLAVGLEKSGLKCVALNEIDKWACQTLRNNRPNWKVLEGDIKDYSFTEFEGQVDVVTGGFPCQAFSYAGKKLGLNDARGTLFYEFARVVQEVKPVICIGENVRGLLSHDKGKTLAGMISILDEIGYRVVPVEVLKAINFRVPQKRERLIVVGIRKDVDIEYNYPKPHKKIYNLKDALKKGELFDCDVPKSKGATYPEYKKRVLDMVPPKGYWRDLPIDVQKEYMGGSFYLGGGKTGMARRIGWDEPSLTLTCSPAQKQTERCHPDETRPFTVREYARIQTFPDEWVFAGSIAQQYKQIGNAVPVNLGQELGFSVIKFLNEYYSLSKPK from the coding sequence ATGAGTGATTATTATTCATTGTCAGAAACAGCTGAACTCGTAGGTAAAAGTAAAGAAACTCTTAGAAGATGGGATAGAGAAGGTATCTTAAGTGCAGTCCGAGAGCCTGTTTCAAACTACAGAGTTTATCGAAAACAAGACGTTCAGACACTTCTAGGTTCTTTATTTGACGAGAATTTTGATGATGAGATTTCCAACTATGTTGAGCCACACTATGAATATAGGGTATTAGAATTATTTGCAGGGGCAGGGGGGCTTGCCGTTGGTTTAGAAAAATCAGGTTTAAAGTGTGTTGCTCTTAATGAAATTGACAAATGGGCTTGTCAAACGCTACGCAATAACCGACCAAATTGGAAGGTCTTAGAAGGTGATATTAAAGATTACTCATTTACTGAGTTCGAAGGCCAAGTCGATGTGGTGACTGGTGGTTTTCCTTGTCAAGCATTTAGTTATGCTGGAAAGAAACTAGGTCTAAATGATGCAAGAGGTACTTTGTTTTATGAGTTTGCCCGTGTTGTGCAAGAAGTGAAACCCGTTATTTGTATTGGCGAAAATGTCAGAGGACTTTTAAGCCACGATAAGGGGAAAACACTAGCTGGGATGATTTCTATTTTAGATGAAATAGGGTATCGAGTTGTCCCTGTTGAAGTGTTAAAAGCTATCAACTTTAGAGTTCCACAAAAGCGTGAGCGGCTGATTGTGGTTGGAATTAGAAAGGATGTTGATATCGAATATAATTATCCAAAACCGCACAAGAAGATTTACAACCTAAAGGATGCTTTGAAAAAAGGTGAGCTTTTCGATTGCGATGTTCCCAAGTCTAAAGGGGCGACTTATCCTGAATACAAGAAGAGAGTTTTAGACATGGTGCCACCTAAAGGTTATTGGAGAGATTTACCAATTGACGTTCAGAAAGAGTACATGGGTGGTAGCTTTTATCTTGGTGGAGGAAAAACAGGGATGGCTAGAAGAATTGGATGGGATGAACCTTCATTAACTCTTACTTGCAGTCCTGCACAAAAGCAAACAGAAAGATGTCATCCTGACGAGACAAGACCTTTTACAGTTAGAGAGTACGCACGTATACAAACCTTTCCTGATGAATGGGTTTTTGCTGGTTCTATTGCTCAACAGTACAAGCAAATTGGAAACGCAGTACCTGTCAACCTTGGACAAGAATTAGGCTTTTCCGTAATTAAATTCCTAAATGAATATTACAGTTTGTCAAAGCCTAAGTAG
- a CDS encoding cation-transporting ATPase — translation MIPNKVIIMLFVTSIVFTSCEEKINNTKTETQKIYGNCLMCKRTINKAGNLNGIAKVNWDKETKVASITYDSSQTTLNEVLQRIANAGYDNDVFTAPDEAYNDLYKCCKYERQKK, via the coding sequence ATGATACCTAATAAAGTAATAATAATGCTTTTTGTTACATCGATTGTATTTACAAGTTGTGAGGAAAAGATTAACAATACAAAAACAGAAACCCAAAAAATTTATGGTAACTGCCTAATGTGTAAAAGAACAATCAATAAAGCAGGCAATTTGAATGGTATTGCTAAAGTAAATTGGGACAAAGAGACCAAAGTGGCATCTATAACCTACGATTCTTCTCAAACGACTTTAAATGAAGTTTTACAACGTATAGCCAATGCAGGCTATGACAATGATGTCTTTACCGCACCTGATGAGGCTTACAACGACCTATATAAGTGTTGTAAATATGAAAGACAAAAAAAATAA
- a CDS encoding DNA-binding protein: protein MMKDLTQSAIDRQNILNNTRAIELIQSKLGITGLLFNGEYKFTTKMVMDFYGISRVTVSRYIANHQDELQHNGYQVLKGQKLKEFKELFSHLIAPTDDDETQSITNDTLSGQKPNKQSINRVKALALFNFRAVLNLGMLLTESEQAKQVRSLMLDIVIDTINKKIGGSTKYINQRDEDFLVAITREPIYRKEFTNALNEYLEMGPIKYSIYTDAIYNAIFKENAKEYKAILKLEAKDNLRDTMYAEVLKLIASFEIGIADEMQEKS, encoded by the coding sequence ATGATGAAAGATTTAACACAGTCAGCAATTGACAGACAAAATATTCTCAATAACACCCGAGCAATTGAATTAATTCAGTCCAAATTAGGCATAACAGGCTTGCTATTTAATGGTGAGTACAAGTTTACTACTAAGATGGTTATGGACTTTTATGGTATAAGTAGAGTAACTGTTAGTAGATACATTGCCAATCATCAAGATGAATTACAGCATAATGGCTATCAAGTTTTAAAAGGGCAAAAATTAAAAGAGTTTAAAGAATTATTCTCACATCTAATCGCTCCTACAGATGATGATGAAACACAGAGTATCACTAATGACACTCTGTCAGGACAAAAACCTAATAAACAGTCAATTAATAGAGTTAAAGCATTAGCACTATTTAACTTTAGAGCAGTATTGAACCTTGGAATGCTTCTTACCGAAAGTGAGCAGGCTAAGCAAGTAAGAAGTTTGATGCTCGATATTGTAATTGACACCATAAATAAAAAAATAGGAGGTTCTACAAAATACATTAATCAAAGAGATGAAGATTTTTTAGTTGCTATCACCCGCGAACCTATATACAGAAAAGAATTTACAAATGCCTTGAACGAGTATTTAGAAATGGGGCCTATAAAATATAGTATCTACACAGATGCTATATATAATGCTATTTTTAAAGAAAATGCTAAAGAATACAAAGCAATATTAAAACTAGAAGCTAAAGACAATCTACGTGATACAATGTACGCAGAAGTGCTTAAACTCATTGCCTCTTTTGAAATTGGTATTGCGGATGAAATGCAAGAAAAGTCATAA